The Homo sapiens chromosome 5, GRCh38.p14 Primary Assembly genome includes a window with the following:
- the FTMT gene encoding ferritin, mitochondrial precursor translates to MLSCFRLLSRHISPSLASLRPVRCCFALPLRWAPGRPLDPRQIAPRRPLAAAASSRDPTGPAAGPSRVRQNFHPDSEAAINRQINLELYASYVYLSMAYYFSRDDVALNNFSRYFLHQSREETEHAEKLMRLQNQRGGRIRLQDIKKPEQDDWESGLHAMECALLLEKNVNQSLLELHALASDKGDPHLCDFLETYYLNEQVKSIKELGDHVHNLVKMGAPDAGLAEYLFDTHTLGNENKQN, encoded by the coding sequence ATGCTGTCCTGCTTCAGGCTCCTCTCCAGGCACATCAGCCCTTCGCTGGCGTCTCTGCGCCCGGTGCGCTGCTGCTTCGCGCTCCCGCTGCGTTGGGCCCCGGGGCGCCCCTTGGACCCCAGGCAGATCGCCCCCCGCCGCCCCCTGGCCGCAGCCGCCTCCTCCCGGGACCCTACCGGGCCCGCCGCCGGCCCCTCTCGGGTGCGCCAGAACTTCCACCCCGACTCCGAGGCTGCCATCAACCGCCAGATCAACCTCGAGCTCTATGCGTCCTACGTGTACTTGTCCATGGCCTATTACTTCTCCCGGGATGACGTGGCCTTGAACAACTTCTCCAGGTATTTCCTTCACCAGTCCCGGGAGGAGACCGAGCACGCGGAGAAGCTGATGAGGCTGCAGAACCAGCGAGGAGGCCGGATCCGCCTGCAGGACATCAAGAAGCCGGAACAGGACGACTGGGAAAGCGGGCTGCATGCCATGGAGTGTGCTCTACTCTTGGAAAAGAACGTGAACCAGTCGTTGCTGGAATTGCACGCTCTAGCCTCAGATAAAGGTGACCCCCATTTGTGCGATTTCCTGGAAACCTACTACCTGAATGAGCAGGTGAAGTCTATCAAAGAACTAGGTGACCACGTGCACAACTTAGTGAAGATGGGGGCCCCGGATGCTGGCCTGGCGGAGTACCTTTTTGACACACATACCCTTGGAAATGAAAACAAGCAGAACTAA